The sequence TATATGAACTTCAGAGCGGAAGGTTCCATGTGGTAGCCTGTGATATGGGCCGCTACATGGCCACAATGGCTGTCTATAACTGCCGGAACCAGCAGGTAGGCAATGCATTAAAGATCAGGACAAATTACGACGATCCGGATTTAATCGAGAAGTTGGTTGAGAACTACTACAGGATTATAAAAGAAAACAATCTTGGGGTACAGCATATTTACGGTTTTGGAATTGATATGCCGGGTCTCATTGATTCGAAGCATGGAATCAATTACACGATAAAGAACCGCAGGAATCAGAACATCAGAAAAGCTCTGGAGAAGCACATCAGCACCTATATTTATATAGACAATGATGCCCGGATGCAGGCTTTCGGCGAATTAAGATTTGGCAAGGCAAAGGGGAAGAAGGATGTGATCAGGGTGCACTGGAGTTGGGGTCTTGGTCTGGGTATGATTCTTGACGGGAAGCTTTACAGCGGTTCGACAGGATTTGCGGGAGAATTGAGTCATATTAAGCTGGAGGATGGAGGCGAATTGTGCATTTGCGGAAAGAGAGGATGTCTTGAAACGGAAGGTTCGGCAACCAGCCTGATGCGGGAAGTGCGCAAGGGAGTCATGCAGAATGTTGTTTCCGTATTGACAACCCGCTATAAGGATAATCTGGATGCCATCACACCCGAAATTGTAATTGATGCAGCACGGGCAGGTGATGAGTTTGCCATCCTTCAGCTGAATCACATTGGCATGGCCTTGGGAAAAGGCTTGTCGATTCTGATTCAGTTGCTGAATCCTGAGA is a genomic window of Bacteroidales bacterium containing:
- a CDS encoding ROK family transcriptional regulator, which codes for MPRMFISGPEQNKNRLKKRLLHQLYIAGQASIPQMARMLGVSIPTVKNLIVELLESDEVKSAGIGESNGGRKPELYELQSGRFHVVACDMGRYMATMAVYNCRNQQVGNALKIRTNYDDPDLIEKLVENYYRIIKENNLGVQHIYGFGIDMPGLIDSKHGINYTIKNRRNQNIRKALEKHISTYIYIDNDARMQAFGELRFGKAKGKKDVIRVHWSWGLGLGMILDGKLYSGSTGFAGELSHIKLEDGGELCICGKRGCLETEGSATSLMREVRKGVMQNVVSVLTTRYKDNLDAITPEIVIDAARAGDEFAILQLNHIGMALGKGLSILIQLLNPEIIIIGGPLSSACQFVLTPIQQALNRYCLEKISQNIPVEISELDENAGLLGVTACLFDTIFSENHTMKHIMG